A single window of Nicotiana sylvestris chromosome 5, ASM39365v2, whole genome shotgun sequence DNA harbors:
- the LOC104230722 gene encoding uncharacterized WD repeat-containing protein C3H5.08c produces the protein MQEMQSLNEVEEVFFDSVESLLSEEHAFVEKKSGYDLWLEEPESVKTRRENFLHEMGFVEFDCLPSVVSDASDSMGLNRITESSGAVCSSASEEDFMCNERESSGSANSSADELDQTWFNDLAEVSSSGCTEHSPEGEHTCFDATSDPTHGKDSKSKNQKMKNKWWKQFSQKMRKSQSTDVSKVFTEKQKVTPMEVHLNRKRFKEFSAVYCGQEISAHNGLIWTMKFSPDGKYLASGGEDGVVRIWLVTVDSSCESPEFNFSSHRIKGKLGHKKNKSCYTPVIVPEKVFKIDESPLHEFHGHTAGILDIAWSSSNCLLSSSKDKTVRLWKVGLDGCHGVFHHKNYVTCIQFNPVNENIFISGSIDGKVRIWGVPEKRVVEWADVHDIVTAVSYQPNGKGFIVGCISGTCRFYEVNDESLLSVNTQIYLHSKNKSSSSRITGIQFFENDSQRVMITSEDSKIRILDGVEVVHKYKGLSKSGSHTSATFTSTGKHVVSVGEDSHVYLWDYNDVSIQASKQTKSIRSCEHFHSKGVSVAIPWSGQATTADDSENFGSSNVDPLIGEPQEDFSQTRDSSRFSLGNWFTMDVTSGGSVTWPEEMLLPYDIPSAENDEHRSTYHDDHLYRQQQRNKNLNCRALSPAWGLVVVTAGWDGKIRTFHNYGLPVRV, from the exons atgcaagaaatgcagagtTTAAATGAAGTAgaagaagttttctttgattcTGTTGAGTCACTGTTGTCAGAAGAACATGCTTTTGTAGAAAAGAAGTCGGGGTATGATTTATGGTTGGAGGAGCCAGAAAGTGTGAAGACACGACGAGAGAATTTTTTGCACGAAATGGGATTTGTTGAATTTGACTGCCTACCTAGTGTAGTCTCTGATGCATCTGATTCAATGGGACTGAATAGGATTACAGAAAGCAGTGGTGCAGTCTGTAGTTCTGCTTCAGAGGAAGATTTTATGTGTAATGAAAGGGAATCCAGTGGTAGTGCAAATTCGTCTGCCGATGAATTAGATCAGACTTGGTTTAATGATCTGGCTGAAGTTTCAAGTAGTGGTTGCACTGAGCATTCTCCTGAGGGAGAACATACTTGTTTCGATGCCACTTCCGATCCCACTCACGGCAAGGATAGTAAGTCGAAAAACcagaaaatgaagaacaagtgGTGGAAACAATTTAGCCAAAAGATGAGGAAAAGTCAATCAACTGATGTATCTAAGGTATTCACCGAAAAGCAGAAGGTAACTCCAATGGAAGTGCATCTGAACAGGAAAAGGTTTAAGGAGTTCAGTGCTGTTTACTGTGGACAAGAAATTAGTGCTCACAACGGCCTAATTTGGACAATGAAGTTTAGTccagatgggaaatatttggcaaGTGGTGGGGAAGATGGAGTTGTTCGAATTTGGCTGGTCACTGTCGATTCATCATGTGAATCACCTGAGTTCAATTTCAGCAGTCACCGCATCAAAGGCAAGCTTGGGCATAAAAAGAATAAGTCTTGTTACACTCCTGTTATTGTTCCTGAGAAGGTATTCAAGATTGACGAGTCACCGCTGCATGAGTTTCATGGCCATACTGCTGGCATATTGGACATCGCTTGGTCCTCGTCTAAC TGTCTTCTATCATCATCCAAAGATAAAACTGTTCGTCTATGGAAAGTCGGTCTGGATGGATGTCATGGAGTTTTTCATCACAAAAACTATG TGACATGCATCCAATTCAATCCTGTTAATGAGAACATCTTCATCAGTGGCTCCATAGATGGAAAAGTTCGTATTTGGGGAGTTCCAGAAAAGCGAGTTGTGGAATGGGCCGATGTGCATGACATTGTGACTGCCGTATCATATCAACCAAATGGCAAG GGCTTTATAGTTGGTTGTATCTCTGGTACTTGCCGCTTCTATGAAGTAAACGATGAAAGTTTACTTTCCGTGAACACACAAATATATCTTCATAGTAAGAACAAATCCTCTAGCAGTAGAATTACAGGCATTCAG TTTTTCGAAAATGACTCTCAAAGAGTTATGATAACATCTGAGGATTCCAAAATCCGTATTCTTGATGGGGTCGAGGTTGTGCATAAATATAAAG GTCTATCAAAATCAGGAAGCCACACATCTGCCACATTTACCTCAACCGGAAAACACGTAGTATCAGTTGGGGAGGACTCGCATGTTTATCTTTGGGACTATAATGACGTAAGCATCCAAGCGTCCAAACAAACAAAATCTATACGGTCGTGTGAGCATTTCCACTCCAAAGGCGTTTCTGTTGCAATACCATGGTCAGGACAGGCAACAACAGCAGATGATTCAGAAAATTTTGGCAGTTCTAACGTTGATCCACTAATAGGTGAACCTCAAGAGGATTTTTCTCAGACAAGGGATTCAAGCCGATTTTCTTTAGGAAATTGGTTTACTATGGATGTAACGTCTGGGGGTTCTGTGACATGGCCAGAAGAAATGCTTCTTCCGTACGATATACCCAGTGCTGAAAATGATGAACATCGTTCTACTTATCACGATGATCATCTTTATCGACAGCAACAGCGCAACAAAAACCTTAACTGTAGAGCATTATCTCCAGCATGGGGCCTTGTCGTTGTGACAGCTGGTTGGGATGGAAAGATTCGGACATTCCACAACTATGGATTGCCCGTACGAGTTTAA